Below is a genomic region from Plasmodium gaboni strain SY75 chromosome Unknown, whole genome shotgun sequence.
ACTCGCACTAtcattttgtatatattttttttttttaatttttctcttttttttttcctcGTAACTGTTAGAAGGATGTCCTTCCTCTACTTTTACATTCatattgtatttttattttataatttaaaaatttttttttaataatatattgtgaaaacatatatttgtataaaaaaaaaaaaaaaaaaaaaaaaaaaggatagaatgaaataatatatatcaatgCAAATATCGACAACACAACAAcaaaaataagaaaaataaaataaaataaaataaatacacaaatatattatatatatatata
It encodes:
- a CDS encoding hypothetical protein (conserved Plasmodium protein, unknown function), translated to MNVKVEEGHPSNSYEEKKKRKIKKKKYIQNDSAS